Part of the Anopheles gambiae chromosome 3, idAnoGambNW_F1_1, whole genome shotgun sequence genome is shown below.
GCGGAGCAGTTTGTGCAGGAAGCGTTTCTGATGTTTGCGCACAAGTACCGGGTGCCGATCGTCACTATCAGTAAGTATTCTTGGGGGGAAAGAGCCATCAAACACTTTCAGTTTGATCTTGACTGTGAACTGTGAACTCTTTTCCAGATACGTTAGGGCATGCGGACTATATCGATCGTGCGTTCGGGTTACTAACGCCGTGGTCTTTCGTACCACACTTTATGGTACAGTACGATGATCGGATGACGATGACCGAGAGAGCGTACAACGTGTTCCTGTCCGCGTGGGATGCATACAATCGGAAGTTTTACTACCTTCCCGAGCAGCGGAAGCTGGCAGAGAAGTACTTTGGAGCGCAAAATGCAACCTCCAGCCTGCCCAGCATAGAAGATCTCGAACGGAACGTGAGTGTGGTGCTTGTAAATAATCACATCATCTCATCCCGTCCAAGACCACGGATCAATGGGATGATCGATATTGCTGGGGTTCACATCAGGAAAGCAAAACCACTCCCACCAGTCTTGAAGGTACTGTTAGATCCTTAATATTGATGTCTTgaagtatatttttaaagaagaaCATCTCTTTCACAGAACTTCCTGGATGCAGCACCCGGTGGCGTCATCTACATCAACTTCGGTACCTTCCTGCGAAGCTCGGGCATGCCCCCGGAAACCCTAGCCGTCTTCCTGGCCCTGTTTCGTAGCCTCCCCCAGTACAGCTTCCTGTGGAAATGGGAAGCCGACACAATCCCCAACCTTCCGCCCAACGTTCTCCTCCAGCGCTGGATCCCCCAGAACGACGTGCTGGCTCATCCGCACGTGAAGCTCTTTGTATCGCACGGTGGCATCTTCGGCACGCAGGAATCCATTTACTGGGCCCGCCCAATACTGTTCGTCCCGTTCTATGGCGATCAGCACAGCAATGCGCTAAAGTTTGAACGTGCCGGCATTGGCCTAACGCTCCAAATAATCAACGTTACGGTGGAGGACTTTCGGGCGAAGATAGAGCGCATCGTGCAGGAGCCTACGTTCCAGCAGAGTGTCAACCGGCTGTCGGCAATCTTTCGCGATAATCCAACCGATCCGCTTGAGGAGGCCGCGTTCTGGGTCGAGTATGTCGTGCGCCATCGGGGAGCCGCTCATCTGAAGTCAGCCGCAGTACAGATGCCCTGGTATCGGTATCTGCTGCTGGACATCTTGTCATTGACCTTGCTGGTAGTTTTCAGTGCGTGGTGGTTGATTAGGAAGCTAGCGAAGAAGGGTTGGTCGGTGATAAACCATCGCAGGGTAGAGAAAGTCAAAGTCAAGTGATGTTACAACGTTTGTAGAGATAAGGAGCCGGCGCGCGCACAGACAGATGCATGTGGTTAGGGTCGGTTTGTTTATCGGATTTTGAGTTAGAGTATGAGTCAGTTACAAATAAAGGTTTCGgatgcggtgtgtgtgtatgtttaaagaaaacacaaacacacataactTCATCTTTCAAGTGCGTTTATCAAACATAATCCTCCTTCTCTCCTCCTCCCCTTACCTGACAGATACAAAGTGTACCATTTATCAGTAAACAGGCCGCTGCGAACGCGCGCGCTCTGTTTCTCAAGATAAATGACATCCCGCTCTttgtctctcactctctcattttgtacctctctctctctctctctctctctctctctctctctctctctcatacacacattttctctcactctcagtAATGCGCAGGCTACTGCGGTAGAACACACTGCGCAGGCAGCTGCATCCATCCCGGGGCCATTCGGCAGACACAGAAGCCAGTAACGGCACGGCACACGGCCGAGCAGGATCGGAAAAATCTCACCGCAAACACAGTGCACCGACGGTTACCGTTTCCCCCACTCACCCGTTCCTCCCTGCGCTCTATACGCCGCGTGACACGTGGAGAGCAAgaagcgtcgtcgtcgtcgcctaCTGTTTGGTTCTATTTATTGCGGACGGGGTTCATCAGATTTTAACGACCAAAATTAGTGGTTTGTAGTGGGACAAGATCACATCAACGAAGCGTGAAGACCCCCCGTTATTATAGCCAGTGCGACAGCGTGATAAAAGTGCAtccagtgtatgtgtgtgcaatgCAGCGCACAGCGAGTGTGGCCGGGACATTGCATAACGGATAAAAAATAGGTGCCTCTGCCACCCAAAATCCACTCCACCCAGGCCGAACGTGGCTGTTGTGGCCCTTTTCCCCGGGAAACACGTGGAGAGCAAGCCGGGCCTACAATTTAACGACCCGCTTACACACCTGCAAAAACGTGCTCGGCCGGCAGCTCGGCTCGGGAGCAAATCGATCATACTACAAAATGGTAAGCAATTTCCTCCCGGACGGCTGCAACGaatcgacgacgacgacgtcgtgTCACTAATAAGCACCGAACCAAACGCCTTCCCAAATGGGGTTGACATTAAATTGACCTACGAGTATGATGTAGGGGTTTGGTGAGACATGAGGCGGACAGCAATCAAGGCCACTATCGGAACCGTCGCACCACGATGATAAGGGGCTATACAATTTATCAATGCGTTCCCCCCATGACCTCCTAGCCGAATTTACCAACAACGGACACCGAACGCTGCCACCGAACCAAGCTGGGTGTCCCCAGCTGCACCACCGGTGTATATATGGGTGTTTTTGGCATGTGTGTGAAGCATTTTAAATTTCCACTATAAATAGGACGCGCCCTGAGAGAGAAGCACGGGCGTGCCGCCCCGTTCCAAGTGCCAAGTTCATGCGCCCGCCAGAAGACGCTGGCGGccgtgttggtggtgatggtggtggtggcggttcAGGGCGTTCGCTGGTAAACATTAAGAATATTTTTAGTACACCGCCGTATTATCGCCTTTTTATATTTGCCCCAACAAGAGAGGGGGGCAAAAAGGGTTGCTCTTGTTTTGTGATTATGATGCCGGTAAagggtgtttgttgttgtttttgttctcgGAGAATTCTTTTCGAATTGCGATTGGCACACGTTTGCACACCAACACTTCAACCGGttcactaaaacaaaaaaacaaaaaacggttgCAGCGTGTGCCGGTTGTCGATCTTTGTGCAGAACAGAGTGCGGAAAATTTTGCTTAAACCTgattaaaaatagtttttccCCCAACAATATGAGCAAAGAAGACCACCAAGAAACTGGTGAATTCCAGTGGACCATTGAGGAGgggatgggtgtgtgtgaaaaaCGTTCCTGACacggtttgtttttggcaCAATTCATTTCACGGACCAAAAAACAACCTGACGAAAACGCTGATCCCAAAACCCATTCTCAACTCCTCCACGAACGAACGGGCGTCTTCTTCTCCACGAACGAACGGGAGGACTGGCGGTGAACGGTCGCTGAGTGTGCTAGAACTAATTGCCAATGGAAGTATTGATGCTGTGGAATGGAGGTTCACTCTAGCGGTTTAGAGGTTTACTGCTCTGTCTTGAGGTTTTACCGGGGGATTTTGCCGGCAAACTGCCAAGCTTTTATGCATTTTGGCATGCATCGGGCATGCAGAACGCGGCAAGAACGGGCAAGCGTAAAAGATTGTCAATCAAATTGtgctgttgcatttttttcgtaATATTGCTGATGAAACAAGTTTGAAAATCTATTTTTCTGAAGTTGCCATAACATGATCGTTACCTGATCTTCTGCAGCTGAGCGACAGCTgattaatttccttttttcccatgCATACAACAGCAAACTACCCGGTTCCGGTTGTACGGTGTTGTTTTACCTATTGCAATACCTCCGCTCGATTGTGCTATTGCAAACGAAAACAGAGTTACGATCGAGCAGATTTATGTATTCTCATGGGTCTAACATGATCACATACTTCCTTCTCAATAGTGATGGGCGTCTTATTCCAATTttagggaatggagggaactgTTTTTTTGGACCTACTTCTATATTAGTGGAATGACCATAAGGAAATGTTTATCACACTTCAAAGATATCAGAAAGCGTTTATCACACGCTCAAAGAataaggaacaaaaaaaaacaaatattggaCAAAACTGCTAGAAAACTATACTAAAAAGAGAAGGTTTTGATGCTACAAATTACTCTTATACAACATCTAAGAGTGTATATGGCCTTGTTGTTTAGTCTTCTCGTCTACTCTATAATACAGTCTATAGATGTTCAAGTATTCTCATTTATTGTCCATAAGAAGCTTACAATACCTCAAGAGGGATCGTTACCAATTAGAACCTAAGTTCGATCGTTCGATTGAAGGAATGGAACGAACCTAACAGATTTGGACCGAAATTCCCATCACTATCTGCTTCCTCTTCTTTCCTCCCTTTTGCAGCATTTCCGCACACTGTCGTACATAATCGGTTGTGCTGTTGCATTTACCGCCCTCGGTCTACCGTCTGTCGAATGTGGCAAGATACTGTTCCTCGTCCCATTCCCAGCACCATCCCACTGGCTGTGGATAGAGCACTTCGTCAAGGAGCTGCTGTCCCGGGGGCACGAGGTAACGGCGATCACTAACTTCCCTGCGAAGGAAGCGCACCGCAACTACACGGAAATACTGATCGATCCACCGTACGATATACCTTACTACTGTAAGTTGGCAGCATATGAGATACATCATACACCACAAACACTCACCGAAAGAGTGACATCTTTGCTTTCAGTTCCCGTGTCGGATATCTACGATTCGAAGTACAACAGTGATCTTAACAACCTGTTCCTCTACTGGAGGGTAGGCATCTCGACGACACAGTACGCGCTGGAGGACGAGAATGTGCAGCAGTTCATCGAGCAGGACGATACGGACTTTGATGTGATCATCTCGGAGCAGTTCTATCAGGAAGCGTTCCTCATGTTTGCCCACAAGTACCGGGCGCCGATCGTGACGCTCTGTAAGAACTGGATGATATAAGCTTTTAAAGCTCGCAGAGTAATAtccttcccccttttttcgaTATTGTAGGCACCCTTGGGCATGCAAATCACATCGATCAAGCGATGGGACTCGTTACACCGTGGTCGTTTGTTCCTCACCCAGTACTGCTGCTGTCCGACGATATGACATTCTCCGAACGGTGCTACAACTTTTTGATCTCACTGGCCGATCTGGTGATACGGCAGCTTTACTACATCCCCCAGCAGAACAGGCTCG
Proteins encoded:
- the LOC133394002 gene encoding UDP-glycosyltransferase UGT5-like, with the protein product MLYKTKMAKPTITQRCGLCRVHNPPKPFDRLRQSCTVVVFALCSRMRHFSLLLIAVLGVIGFLPQSGNGEKILLVSAFPGMSHWLMFEHIIHELLRRGHELTAISSYRLRTDGANYTDRYHEVLIEPIYDFEANGLPMEVFYKSQSFGDPFFKMSILWKLGLETAEHAFESANVRKFLQREGLTFDLLIAEQFVQEAFLMFAHKYRVPIVTINTLGHADYIDRAFGLLTPWSFVPHFMVQYDDRMTMTERAYNVFLSAWDAYNRKFYYLPEQRKLAEKYFGAQNATSSLPSIEDLERNVSVVLVNNHIISSRPRPRINGMIDIAGVHIRKAKPLPPVLKNFLDAAPGGVIYINFGTFLRSSGMPPETLAVFLALFRSLPQYSFLWKWEADTIPNLPPNVLLQRWIPQNDVLAHPHVKLFVSHGGIFGTQESIYWARPILFVPFYGDQHSNALKFERAGIGLTLQIINVTVEDFRAKIERIVQEPTFQQSVNRLSAIFRDNPTDPLEEAAFWVEYVVRHRGAAHLKSAAVQMPWYRYLLLDILSLTLLVVFSAWWLIRKLAKKGWSVINHRRVEKVKVK